One Saccharopolyspora erythraea NRRL 2338 genomic region harbors:
- a CDS encoding TetR/AcrR family transcriptional regulator has product MVQNPARRTALVDAAIEVLARDGARGLTFRAVDEEAGVPKGTASNYFANRDDLLTQAGRHVHQRMGPDFAELAETMKAPPTRELDFELLRATMRRLEDDRTGYLALLELRLEATRRPELRAALTETIRSNLAENIRFHLDSGLPGDRWTVVLLYFALTGLAVEKLTVPDVLADFDPDELVGTVIDRILPAGQGGNPAKRDRG; this is encoded by the coding sequence ATGGTCCAGAACCCCGCGCGCCGGACCGCGCTGGTCGACGCGGCGATCGAGGTTCTCGCCCGCGACGGCGCCCGCGGCCTGACGTTCCGCGCGGTGGACGAGGAGGCGGGTGTGCCCAAGGGCACCGCGTCCAACTACTTCGCCAACCGCGACGACCTGCTCACGCAGGCGGGCAGGCACGTCCACCAGCGCATGGGACCCGACTTCGCCGAGCTCGCCGAGACGATGAAGGCGCCGCCGACGCGAGAGCTGGACTTCGAGCTGCTGCGCGCCACCATGCGCAGGCTCGAGGACGACCGCACCGGTTACCTCGCGCTGCTGGAACTGCGGCTGGAGGCCACCCGGAGACCGGAGCTGCGGGCGGCGCTCACCGAGACGATCCGCTCGAACCTGGCCGAGAACATCCGCTTCCACCTGGACTCCGGGCTGCCTGGGGACCGCTGGACCGTCGTGCTGCTCTACTTCGCGCTCACCGGGCTCGCCGTCGAGAAGCTCACCGTTCCGGACGTGCTGGCCGACTTCGACCCCGACGAACTGGTCGGCACGGTCATCGACCGCATCCTGCCGGCGGGACAGGGCGGAAACCCGGCGAAGCGAGACCGCGGCTGA
- a CDS encoding dihydrofolate reductase family protein has translation MRKLTYLVAATLDGFIAGPDATDPTGSGIFTMEGDHMAALLDEYPDIVPVQAREALGLASTPNKHFDTVVEGRVSYEGGLAAGIPNAYPHLRHLVFTRTMTESPDPGVEIVSSDPVEVVRELKREAGQGIWLVGGGSLAAALRPEIDELVIKLHPVTVGNGIRMFEGDFDPAQFRLTRSQTFESGVLHLTYERR, from the coding sequence ATGCGAAAGCTCACCTATCTCGTCGCCGCGACCCTCGACGGCTTCATCGCGGGGCCGGACGCGACCGACCCCACCGGCTCCGGGATCTTCACCATGGAGGGCGATCACATGGCGGCCCTCCTGGACGAGTACCCGGACATCGTCCCGGTGCAGGCGCGCGAAGCCCTCGGCCTCGCGAGCACCCCCAACAAGCACTTCGACACAGTGGTGGAGGGGCGGGTGTCGTACGAGGGCGGGCTCGCCGCGGGCATCCCCAACGCCTACCCGCACCTGCGCCACCTCGTCTTCACCCGGACCATGACCGAAAGCCCGGACCCCGGCGTGGAGATCGTCTCCAGCGATCCGGTGGAGGTGGTCCGGGAGCTGAAGCGGGAGGCCGGGCAGGGCATCTGGCTCGTGGGCGGGGGCAGCCTCGCGGCCGCCCTGCGCCCGGAGATCGACGAACTGGTCATCAAGCTGCACCCCGTCACCGTCGGGAACGGCATCCGGATGTTCGAGGGCGACTTCGACCCCGCGCAGTTCCGGCTGACCAGGAGCCAGACCTTCGAATCCGGCGTCCTCCACCTCACCTACGAACGGCGGTGA
- a CDS encoding VOC family protein, with product MADSSRTALLPILHYDDTRAALRFLTDVLGFHEALAASDEEGDVVHAELVWPGGGALVVGGTKHTDSVHGGMRAGSSAIYLATDDVDAVHGRVREAGGEVVEPPHHAKFGSGAGSYTFTVRDPEGNLWTFGTYRGAF from the coding sequence ATGGCTGACAGTTCGCGGACCGCGCTCTTACCGATCCTGCACTACGACGACACGCGAGCGGCGTTGCGGTTTCTCACCGACGTCCTCGGCTTTCACGAGGCATTGGCGGCGTCGGACGAGGAGGGCGACGTCGTGCACGCTGAGCTGGTGTGGCCCGGCGGTGGCGCACTGGTCGTCGGCGGGACGAAGCACACCGACAGCGTCCACGGAGGGATGCGAGCGGGAAGCAGCGCGATCTACCTGGCCACCGACGATGTCGACGCCGTCCATGGCCGGGTGCGGGAGGCAGGTGGCGAGGTCGTCGAACCGCCCCATCACGCGAAGTTCGGCTCAGGCGCCGGCTCGTACACCTTCACGGTGCGGGATCCGGAGGGCAATCTCTGGACGTTCGGAACTTACCGCGGCGCCTTCTGA
- a CDS encoding peptidoglycan-binding domain-containing protein: MSNPGQPSIKNGDTGEAVKRLQRALNRAPDVPGLMVLQVDGIFGPLTEGRVREFQQLIKSLIVDGIVGPLSWQALPSGSAMPVLQEGSTGGVVWDLQRTLNTLIVAGLVQDGIFGPLTKAKVVQFQQISSIAPDGIVGDRTWRAKAGLMMRPTLELVVGPQYETA; encoded by the coding sequence ATGTCGAATCCAGGACAACCGTCGATTAAGAACGGCGACACCGGCGAAGCGGTGAAAAGGCTTCAGCGGGCATTGAACCGTGCGCCTGACGTGCCCGGGCTCATGGTGCTTCAGGTCGACGGGATCTTCGGCCCGCTCACCGAGGGCCGTGTCAGGGAGTTTCAGCAGCTGATCAAGAGTCTCATCGTGGACGGTATTGTCGGACCTCTGTCCTGGCAGGCGCTGCCGAGCGGTAGCGCGATGCCAGTGCTTCAGGAGGGCTCGACAGGGGGTGTCGTCTGGGACCTGCAGCGCACGCTGAACACCCTCATCGTTGCTGGGCTGGTGCAGGACGGGATTTTCGGGCCCCTCACCAAAGCGAAGGTGGTGCAATTCCAGCAGATCTCGTCAATCGCGCCGGACGGCATCGTCGGCGACCGCACCTGGCGCGCGAAGGCCGGGCTCATGATGCGTCCCACCCTGGAGCTCGTCGTCGGTCCGCAGTATGAGACTGCCTGA
- a CDS encoding DUF86 domain-containing protein, whose translation MLRSAVERQFEIIGEALNQLSKVDSELAAQVPDLARIVAFRNILIHGYATVDDALVWQVLTERLPRLADVLRQLLEP comes from the coding sequence ATGCTGCGCTCTGCTGTCGAGCGCCAGTTCGAGATCATCGGCGAGGCGCTGAACCAGTTGTCCAAAGTGGATAGCGAGCTTGCCGCGCAAGTGCCGGATCTCGCCCGTATCGTGGCTTTTCGCAACATCCTCATCCACGGGTACGCGACAGTCGACGATGCCCTGGTTTGGCAGGTCCTCACCGAGAGGCTTCCCCGGTTGGCCGATGTCCTGCGGCAGTTGTTGGAGCCGTAG
- a CDS encoding nucleotidyltransferase family protein — protein sequence MHELIEAKRREIEELCRVLSVRRLDVFGSGLGESFDVESSDVDVLVEFDVGPGFDHFGTFFDLKEGLERILGRPVDLVSATSIRNHYFKQQVLDTRELLYAA from the coding sequence ATGCACGAGCTGATCGAAGCGAAGCGCCGCGAGATCGAAGAGCTATGCCGCGTGCTCTCGGTGCGTCGCCTCGACGTGTTCGGGTCGGGGCTGGGGGAGTCATTCGACGTCGAGTCCAGTGACGTCGATGTGCTGGTCGAGTTCGACGTCGGCCCGGGATTCGATCACTTCGGTACCTTCTTCGACCTGAAGGAGGGGCTGGAGCGGATCCTCGGGCGTCCGGTCGACCTCGTGAGCGCCACCAGCATCCGAAACCACTATTTCAAGCAGCAGGTGTTGGACACCAGGGAACTGCTCTATGCGGCGTGA